Proteins found in one Labeo rohita strain BAU-BD-2019 chromosome 11, IGBB_LRoh.1.0, whole genome shotgun sequence genomic segment:
- the gnb4b gene encoding guanine nucleotide binding protein (G protein), beta polypeptide 4b codes for MSELEQLRQEAEQLRNQIRDARKACSDSTLSQMTASLDSVGRIQMRTRRTLRGHLAKIYAMHWGSDSRLLVSASQDGKLIIWDGYTTNKMHAIPLRSSWVMTCAYAPSGNYVACGGLDNICSTYSLKTREGNVRVNRELAGHTGYLSCCRFLDDNQIITSSGDTTCALWDIETGQQTTSFTGHTGDVMSLSVSPDSKTFVSGACDASAKLWDIRDGMCRQSFTGHVSDINAVCFFPNGNAFTTGSDDATCRLFDLRADQELMMYSHDNIICGITSVAFSKSGRLLLAGYDDFNCNVWDTLKGERAGVLAGHDNRVSCLGVTDDGMAVATGSWDSFLRIWN; via the exons ATGAGTGAGTTGGAACAGTTGCGACAGGAAGCGGAACAGCTTCGCAACCAGATCCGG gatGCTAGAAAAGCCTGCAGTGACTCCACACTTTCGCAG ATGACAGCGAGCCTGGACTCAGTGGGGCGGATACAGATGAGAACGAGACGCACGCTCAGAGGTCATCTCGCCAAAATCTACGCCATGCACTGGGGCAGCGACTCCAG GTTACTTGTCAGTGCCTCCCAAGATGGAAAACTGATCATATGGGATGGTTATACGACCAACAAG ATGCACGCTATTCCCCTGCGCTCCTCCTGGGTCATGACCTGTGCCTACGCCCCGTCGGGAAACTACGTGGCCTGCGGAGGCCTGGACAACATCTGCTCCACCTACAGCCTTAAAACCCGTGAGGGCAATGTCAGGGTCAACCGAGAGCTGGCTGGACACACAG GCTATCTGTCTTGCTGTCGTTTTCTTGATGACAATCAGATCATCACCAGCTCTGGTGACACCACATG tgcattgtgggaCATTGAGACGGGCCAGCAGACCACCAGTTTCACAGGACACACGGGCGACGTCATGAGTCTGTCGGTCAGTCCCGACTCAAAGACGTTCGTGTCGGGAGCCTGCGACGCCTCTGCCAAACTGTGGGACATCAGAGACGGGATGTGCAGGCAGTCCTTCACCGGCCATGTCTCGGATATAAATGCCGTCTGC TTCTTCCCGAATGGAAATGCCTTCACGACGGGTTCAGACGACGCCACCTGCAGGCTGTTTGACCTCCGCGCGGATCAGGAGCTCATGATGTATTCTCACGACAACATCATCTGCGGTATCACCTCCGTGGCCTTCTCCAAGAGTGGACGCCTCCTGCTGGCCGGATACGACGACTTCAACTGCAACGTCTGGGACACTTTAAAAGGCGAACGTGCAG gCGTCCTGGCCGGTCATGACAACAGGGTGAGCTGTTTAGGAGTAACTGATGACGGGATGGCTGTAGCCACGGGATCATGGGACAGTTTCCTTCGGATCTGGAACTGA
- the LOC127173257 gene encoding uncharacterized protein LOC127173257, with amino-acid sequence MNLRFSLMVLFQLYLKGLNVQTDTVSVQTESVCAPAGSTLFLGSECFLSRWMFQSWILRTNNKETIVDPSKDSRYRYIKDLFNWCYLKIDRVKETDAGTYYMSFMYREGNAQIGLAEFTVHVTDLQVSVDSDHVTEGQNVTLTCKTSCPQKQTFIWFKNKVPLNVRYSSDQLHVSAVSREDSDRYSCALEHFHSVTHVAYESAGIITLSSLLIIVMLLVCAALWMMKKYQKLKRPEGKEQSKQDENVYANDTILPVTFDLEEKGKSVHQEEEVQYSHVHFCKFTNAQFTATSAQEADVQYAQITVQCQNNSGKC; translated from the exons ATGAATCTCAGATTTTCACTCATGGTGTTATTTCAGCTGTATCTGAAAG GTTTAAATGTTCAGACTGACACTGTGAGTGTTCAGACTGAATCAGTTTGTGCTCCTGCAGGATCAACTTTGTTTCTGGGGTCTGAATGTTTTCTTTCTAGATGGATGTTTCAGTCATGGATACTCAGAACAAATAATAAAGAAACTATAGTAGATCCCAGTAAGGACTCCAGATACAGAtatattaaagatttatttaattgGTGTTACCTAAAAATTGATCGTGTAAAAGAGACAGACGCTGGCACATATTACATGAGCTTCATGTACAGAGAAGGAAACGCCCAAATTGGTCTAGCAGAATTCACTGTACATGTGACAG ATCTTCAGGTGTCTGTGGActctgatcatgtgactgaaggtCAAAACGTCACACTGACCTGTAAGACCAGCTGCCCTCAGAAACAAACCTTCATCTGGTTCAAGAACAAGGTTCCTTTGAATGTCCGCTATTCCAGCGATCAGCTGCATGTTTCTGCGGTGAGTCGTGAGGATTCAGACCGATACTCGTGCGCACTGGAACACTTTCACAGTGTCACTC ATGTGGCGTATGAAAGCGCTGGAATCATAACGCTGTCGTCGCTCCTGATTATTGTCATGCTGCTGGTTTGTGCAGCTCTGTGGATGAT gaaaaaataccAAAAGCTCAAAAGACCTGAAGGAAAAGAGCAAAGCAAACag GATGAAAATGTGTATGCAAATGACACAATACTGcctgtgacctttgacctggaGGAGAAAGGAAAGTCAGTTCACCAGGAGGAGGAAGTTCAGTACTCTCATGTTCATTTCTGCAAATTCACAAATGCCCAGTTTACTGCAACTTCTGCACAGGAAGCTGATGTTCAGTACGCTCAGATCACAGTGCAATGTCAGAACAACAGCGGTAAATGCTGA